TCCGAGGTGTCTATAAAACGAACACCTAAAAAATGATCCAAAACTTCAGGGTACCAGATGCCGCCTTTTGGAAAATAATCGCCATCAGCTTGAATATATCGATATGCCATTACCTGATAACCTTCATTATAAAATAAAAGGTTATTATTCAATAAACTACCTTCAGCTAGTGCATAAGGCAAATATATCCATGAACCTCCATAAGATGGGCTTATGATATGAATTTGTCCGGCAATTGAATTATTAGGGGAAAGAGGACCAACATTTATTACTTCGAAAAAAGAAACATAATTTGAAGAATAAGTTGAAAATGACCCAGTTCTATTAATGAAGGCAAAATCATTTGTCCCACTAATGTCCATATCAATTCCAGCGGATTCATTATCACTATCTAACACAATATCCGGATCCATATCTGTATAAACAGCCTGTCCCCTGGCATTTTGGTGTAATGCCAGGAAACAAGCTGATAGTGCTGAGTATTGAATTAAATTAAATTTAAATGCTTTCATTCATTGTTTTACAAATTGTTTAACAATTGTATTTCGGTCATCAAATTTAATCAAAAATGAAATATTTGTCAATATTAAAATAGAAAGTAAAAGAGTCTGCAAGTGCAATGCAGTAAAAATGATTTTCATAGTAATTGAATTAAATGTGTCTGTAAAGTAAGCGAAAAATAAGTATCAAATCGAATCAATTAGGAACTGTCAAAGTCAAAGGTTTTGTTGTCCTGAAGAGATGATGAATATTGCAAAAGCATATCCTATAACAATTAATATACGAAACTACAAAATTTCCACCACCCCTTAAATCCCAACATATTCAACCTTCAATCCGCTTTAACCGCTTAACACATATTCGTAAAGCCAATAAAAATTATTTCCGTATTCTAAATACTGAATAAAATATTATTAAGAACAATGCTCTCTCCCTAATCTTTTTACAAATTTTTCATTAAAACCTCGTTTTTCTGCATTTTTTGTATGCCAAATTATTGGGTTCCCAGAAAAATTGGGGTAAATAAACATTTTGTTGGTAGAAAACGTCCGCGTGAAGGATTGTAGCGGAAACCCCACAGCCGAGGCACGAGGCGAGGAGTTGCAGCGGAAAGCCTGACCCGCAGGGGCACGCCATGAGGAGTTGGCAAGGGCAGTTGGCAGTAGCAGTCACAGTCGCAGTCTCAGTTGGCAGTGGCAGTTGGCAGTTTGTAACATTGGAGTATTATAGATCCAAAGGAAAATTTGGGAAACCGGAAAAAGGAGAGAGGAGAAAGGAGAAAGGAGTTTAAATTTCATTCTGAAATTTTGCTAAATCATACCTTTTTTTATCCCTTTAAATCCGCCCTATCAGCGTCATCCGCGTTCCCCCTTTTTTTCCATCATTTGTTTTCCGATTCCCCTGTCCCCCCAACGTTGAAAACTAAATTCTAAAATTCGCCCAATCTTCTTTTAATTCGCACCTTAATTCCTATTATGAATGTAGATGTATTATTAGGGCTGCAGTGGGGTGATGAGGGGAAGGGCAAGGTGGTGGACTATCTTGCGGAACAATATGATGTGGTGGCGCGCTTTCAGGGCGGACCGAATGCCGGACATACCCTTATTTTGAACAACGGTGAGAAATTCGTTTTGCACACTATTCCCAGCGGTATCTTTTTGGAAAATTGTATCAACCTGATAGGCGCAGGGGTGGTAATCGACCCTATAACCTTCCGGATGGAGATAAAAAAACTGGAGGCAGCGGGTGTTTCGGTGGCTAACAGGCTCCTGATAAGCCGGAAGGCGCATTTGATACTTCCTACCCACAAAATGCTCGACGCAGCCAGCGAGGCTTCTAAAGGCCTGGAGAAAATTGGTTCCACATTGAAGGGAATTGGTCCGGCATACATGGATAAAACCGGTAGAAACGGGCTTAGGGTTGGCGATATTGAGAGTCCGAATTTTTTGGATAAATACAATAAACTGAAGGAAAAACATTTTCAGTTGTTGAAAAATTATGATGGTGTATCTATTGAAGTTCCGAACGAAACGGAGTGGATGGATGCGATAAAACATTTGCAGGACATTCCTTTTGTTGATGGTGAATATTTTTTGCAGGATCAAATTGTTGCGGGAAAAAGAATTCTTGCGGAAGGTGCGCAAGGTTCGATGTTGGATGTGGATCATGGCACTTATCCTTTTGTTACATCGAGCAATACCATTACCGCCGGAGTATGTACAGGTTTAGGGGTGGCTCCGCAAAAAATTAAGGAAGTTATTGGTATATCAAAAGCATATTGCACTCGCGTTGGATCAGGACCATTTCCTACCGAATTATTTGATGAAACGGGAGAAGAATTACGCAAATTAGGAAATGAATTCGGTGCAACCACAGGGCGACCAAGACGTTGTGGTTGGATAGATATACCGGCGTTGAAATATGCAATAATTATTAATGGTGTTACACAAATTGCAATTACGAAAATTGATGTGTTAAATACTTTTTCAGAAATTAAAGCATGTGTTGCCTATAAAATCAATGGCGAGATAACGGATAAATTACCATACGGAATTGTGGACGAAGAAATTGAACCTGTGTATGAAACGTTTAAAGGGTGGAATTGTGATCTTGATAATTGTAAAACAAAAGATTCGCTTCCACTCGAGCTAAAAAATTATATTCAGTTTTTAGAATGGGAATTGAAGGTGAAGGTGTCGATGTTGTCGGCGGGGCCGGAGAGGGAGAAGTTAATTATATTGTGAGGATGGAAATTTAGGAAGGGGTCGAGCATATAGTCGGATTGGAAAAAGGGAGTCACAGTGGGCAGTGGCAGTAGGCAGTGGCAGTGGGCAGTTTGTAAAAGTGATAATTGTTCCTTCGAGTAGAACTAATTGGAAGATCGAGAGTTAACAGTTGGCAGTGGTAGTTAAGAGTGGGCAGTCAACAGTGGGCAGTGGGCAGTTTGTAACATTGATGAATGTTCCTTCGAGTAGAACTAATTGGAAGATCGAGAGTTAACAGTTGGCAGAGGCAGTTAAGAGTGGGCAGTCAACAGTGGGCAGTGGGCAGTTTGTATCATTGATGAATGTTCCTTCGAGTAGAACTAATTGGAAGATCGAGAGTTAACAGTTAGCAGTGGTAGTTAAGAGTTGGCAGTCAACAGTGGGCAGTGGGCAGTTTGTAACATTGATGAATGTTCCTCCGAATTTTAATTTTTCAATCAATTAAAGTTTTTTTATACTTTTAACTTTATAATGTTTCTCAGGCATGATAATGAAATTCATATGAGAAATTTAAGTTTTATATTACTGTAATTACTTCGCGTAACTTTGCGTCCTTAGCGCCTTAGTGGCAAAAAAAAATGATATGCGGATCGAAAATGTTTTTAGTGTAAAAGATAATCAATCATTTCGCAATCAACTGCTAAATTATTCTTCAGGGTTTGAACATTTTGTTTTTTTGGATTCTTGTGATAATGCGGTGTATGGGGAGACGGAATTTGATTATTTATTTGCGGCGGGAAATTATGCAAGTTTAATTGCAAATGCCGGAAATGCTTTTGCGGAATTACAGCAATTTATAGATACCTATAAGGAGTGGTGTTTCGGTTATCTGGGGTATGATCTGAAAAATGAGAGTGAAAAATTATCGTCTAAAAACCAAGACAGGATCGCGTTTCCGGATATGTTGTTTTTTATTCCGGAGATTATTGTAAGGGTAAAAAATGGGGAAGTTAAAGTTTCAATTCTTTTAGAAAGTTCCATAACTTCCACTGGTGAAGAAATTTTTAATAATATTTGTGAGGAAAAAAGTGATATAAATTTTGAACGCAATAATATTAATTTATTACCTCGGATACCGAAAAAAGATTATCTCGAAAAAATAAATAAGATCCGCAAAAATATTATCGACGGTGATGTATATGAATTAACTTTTTGTCAGGAATTTTATAGTGAAAATGTTAACATAGAACCACTTATTGTTTTTCAGGAATTATGCAAAAAATCCAAAGCTCCCTTTTCCGTTTTATTTCGATGGGAAAATAAATATTTGATCTCCGCGAGTCCGGAGCGGTTTTTACAAAAGAAGGGCGATACAATTGTTTCTCAACCTATTAAAGGAACATCAAAACGCAGCTCCGATCCTTTGGTTGATGCACAATTAAAAACTGAACTCTACAACAGCGAAAAAGACCGCGCAGAAAATGTGATGATAGTGGATCTTGTGCGCAACGACCTTGCACGCATTGGAAAAACCGGAACAATTAAGGTTGATGAATTATTCGGAATTTATTCTTTTGAACAAGTGCATCAAATGGTTTCTACCATTTCGGCAAATGTAAAAGAGGATATTTTAATTTCAGATATTTTAAAAAATACTTTCCCAATGGGCTCCATGACCGGCGCACCAAAAGTGATGGCTATGGAACTAATCGAAAATTACGAAGAATCAAAACGCGGATTATTTTCCGGCGCCTTCGGATATATTTCGCCTGAAGGTGATTTTGATTTTAATGTGGTAATTAGAAGTATAATATATGATGCATTGCAACAATATATTTCCGTTCAGGTAGGAGGGGCAATCGTTTTTGATTCGGTAGCAGAGAAAGAGTATGAGGAGTGCGTGTTGAAGTTGAGTGGGATTGTAGGGGTTTTTGGGGGTGGGACATAGGACATAGGACATACGACATAGGACATACGACATAGGACAGACATAGGACAGTGGAAATGTGATATAGGACTTGAATGGATTTAAAGTGATAAATTTTATTTCTAACTAAAAGTTAGCGTTTAAATGTAAAATTTTCAATTAATTAGGATACACCTTTTTTATCCTTTCCCCAACCTTCCTTCCTTTTTCAATCTTAGAACCTTCCTCTTCGACTCTTCGAATCTTCTCCCTTCGAATCTTCAAGGACTTCCCCTTCGATTCTTCGAATCTTCTCCCTTCGAATCTTACTCTATCCTCATCCATCCAAGCACCCTTCTATTCATCA
The genomic region above belongs to Bacteroidota bacterium and contains:
- a CDS encoding adenylosuccinate synthase — protein: MNVDVLLGLQWGDEGKGKVVDYLAEQYDVVARFQGGPNAGHTLILNNGEKFVLHTIPSGIFLENCINLIGAGVVIDPITFRMEIKKLEAAGVSVANRLLISRKAHLILPTHKMLDAASEASKGLEKIGSTLKGIGPAYMDKTGRNGLRVGDIESPNFLDKYNKLKEKHFQLLKNYDGVSIEVPNETEWMDAIKHLQDIPFVDGEYFLQDQIVAGKRILAEGAQGSMLDVDHGTYPFVTSSNTITAGVCTGLGVAPQKIKEVIGISKAYCTRVGSGPFPTELFDETGEELRKLGNEFGATTGRPRRCGWIDIPALKYAIIINGVTQIAITKIDVLNTFSEIKACVAYKINGEITDKLPYGIVDEEIEPVYETFKGWNCDLDNCKTKDSLPLELKNYIQFLEWELKVKVSMLSAGPEREKLIIL
- a CDS encoding anthranilate synthase component I family protein; protein product: MRIENVFSVKDNQSFRNQLLNYSSGFEHFVFLDSCDNAVYGETEFDYLFAAGNYASLIANAGNAFAELQQFIDTYKEWCFGYLGYDLKNESEKLSSKNQDRIAFPDMLFFIPEIIVRVKNGEVKVSILLESSITSTGEEIFNNICEEKSDINFERNNINLLPRIPKKDYLEKINKIRKNIIDGDVYELTFCQEFYSENVNIEPLIVFQELCKKSKAPFSVLFRWENKYLISASPERFLQKKGDTIVSQPIKGTSKRSSDPLVDAQLKTELYNSEKDRAENVMIVDLVRNDLARIGKTGTIKVDELFGIYSFEQVHQMVSTISANVKEDILISDILKNTFPMGSMTGAPKVMAMELIENYEESKRGLFSGAFGYISPEGDFDFNVVIRSIIYDALQQYISVQVGGAIVFDSVAEKEYEECVLKLSGIVGVFGGGT
- a CDS encoding T9SS type A sorting domain-containing protein gives rise to the protein MKAFKFNLIQYSALSACFLALHQNARGQAVYTDMDPDIVLDSDNESAGIDMDISGTNDFAFINRTGSFSTYSSNYVSFFEVINVGPLSPNNSIAGQIHIISPSYGGSWIYLPYALAEGSLLNNNLLFYNEGYQVMAYRYIQADGDYFPKGGIWYPEVLDHFLGVRFIDTSDCLHYGWIRCDIKDNGRTLVIKDYAYEIKCNTGILAGDTIGDTSTVNLEEINLFNVNIYSFNSDVFIQFQEISENYSYKILNLSGAKISSGILSGKNSIIYKSIKPKGYYFVEIYKGRQTFVTKKIFIN